In Niveispirillum cyanobacteriorum, the following proteins share a genomic window:
- the rpsO gene encoding 30S ribosomal protein S15 has protein sequence MSITAERKTALIEEYKTKEGDTGSPEVQVAILTERINNLTEHLKTHAKDFHSRRGLLVMVGQRRRLLDYVKGKEKARYDSLIQRLGLRR, from the coding sequence ATGTCGATCACGGCTGAGCGCAAGACTGCGCTGATCGAAGAGTACAAGACCAAGGAAGGCGATACCGGTTCGCCGGAAGTTCAGGTTGCCATCCTGACCGAGCGCATCAACAACCTGACCGAACACCTGAAGACCCACGCGAAGGATTTCCACTCGCGCCGTGGTCTGCTGGTGATGGTCGGTCAACGCCGCCGTCTGCTGGATTACGTGAAGGGCAAGGAAAAGGCTCGTTATGACAGCCTGATCCAGCGCCTGGGCCTGCGCCGCTAA
- a CDS encoding DUF1178 family protein, with the protein MILFNLKCSLGHRFEGWFRNGAAYEAQAASHAITCPLCGDAKIEKAPMAPAIAKGGRSRDRDAPPPAPAADTPVPVEAPPVPDAVREAQAEILRHLRDLRTQVEKNADYVGDRFAEEARKIHYGEVESRAIYGETSPKQAEALREEGVPIASIPWLPVEN; encoded by the coding sequence ATGATCCTTTTCAACCTGAAATGCAGCCTGGGCCACCGGTTCGAGGGCTGGTTCCGTAACGGTGCCGCGTATGAGGCGCAGGCGGCTTCGCACGCCATCACCTGCCCCCTGTGCGGCGACGCCAAGATCGAGAAGGCACCAATGGCCCCCGCCATTGCCAAGGGTGGCCGGTCGCGCGACCGCGACGCGCCGCCCCCCGCACCGGCGGCGGATACCCCGGTGCCGGTTGAGGCACCACCTGTGCCCGACGCGGTACGCGAGGCGCAGGCCGAAATCCTGCGGCACCTGCGCGACCTGCGCACCCAGGTGGAAAAGAACGCCGATTATGTGGGCGACCGTTTCGCCGAAGAAGCCCGCAAGATCCATTATGGCGAGGTGGAAAGCCGCGCCATCTATGGCGAAACGTCGCCTAAGCAGGCCGAGGCACTGCGGGAGGAGGGTGTCCCCATCGCCAGCATCCCCTGGCTGCCGGTCGAGAACTGA